In one window of Maribacter sp. BPC-D8 DNA:
- a CDS encoding WD40/YVTN/BNR-like repeat-containing protein: MKTIRLLLVLIIMAPLALQSQRRKNKISEPTIKLEDSLFTGLKWRNIGPFRGGRSVASTGVLGQPMVYYMGTVGGGIWKTTDDGITWKNISDGFLKTATVGAISVSESNPNIVIAGMGEHAARGVMTSMGDGVYKSTDAGKTWKHMGLDETRHISDIIIDPTDPNIILVSAQGAQYGPSSQRGIYKSTDGGETWKNVLFVDTITGASALSMDMTNPTILYAAMWQHRRFPWTMESGGKNSGIYKSTDSGETWEQLKEGLPKEMGKAGISVSRANPERVFAVIEAEGEKGGVYRSDDAGKKWTLINKDRINITRSWYYMEIFADTQNEDIVYVLNAPVTKSIDGGKSFSPLSTPHGDNHDLWIDPLNNQRMINSNDGGSNVSNNGGKSWSTQENQNTAQFYRVITDNLVPYNVYGGQQDNSTVAIASRTNDGGIDWKDWYAVAGGESAFLAFDPDNPELIYGGTYQGNIDKWDPNTKESKSIKEYPELGLSISPENAKYRYNWNAPIITSPHDRKTIYHGGNVVFRSTDEGQSWTVISPDLTKDEKDKHGLGGGPFTNEAAGGEIYNTLTYLTESPHEEGVIWSGSDDGLVHVTKDGGANWANVTPAGAKEGIINSIEVSPHDPATAYIVLMRYKSMDFANYIYKTTDYGNTWTKITNGITGDNTFTRVVRADKKVKGLLYAGTETGLFVSLDDGLHWQPLQLNLPLTPINDLVIQDNDLVAATAGRAFWILDDLAALQNSSTPKQALNIFKPKDTYLFSGGSSEKPLPGLGSNPKSGVTFDYYLSQEQDSTELKLEVLQDGKVIRTVTNQKDKKFKTWPGGPSKPAILASKKGYNRFTWDFKRESLPAVEKVFVLGGLNGSTVSPGDYQLRLTLGEQTAETTVTILPHPKVKASKADYAEQQSMMMTIEATVLEIHNSVNNMQSAKSQLKQYGKLLADNEKAEALLTQGDSLTKRITTWEENLIQPNQKTFQDVINFENKLNSQLLNLRGYIDAAEPKVTAGAKERLKDLLAMWNTFKTAHDEIINSEMEAYNTMFQSLEIPAIILSEKQN, from the coding sequence ATGAAAACTATCAGACTACTACTCGTGCTCATCATTATGGCACCTTTAGCCCTACAATCTCAACGTAGAAAAAACAAAATTTCAGAACCGACCATTAAATTAGAAGATTCTCTTTTCACGGGACTAAAATGGCGAAATATTGGTCCGTTCAGAGGCGGGCGCAGTGTTGCATCAACTGGGGTTCTTGGACAACCAATGGTGTACTACATGGGTACTGTTGGTGGCGGAATCTGGAAAACAACGGATGACGGAATCACGTGGAAAAATATTTCTGACGGATTTTTAAAGACTGCTACAGTTGGAGCAATCTCCGTATCTGAAAGCAACCCGAACATTGTAATTGCCGGTATGGGCGAACATGCTGCCCGTGGTGTTATGACCTCTATGGGTGACGGAGTATATAAATCTACAGATGCTGGTAAGACATGGAAACATATGGGGCTTGATGAAACAAGACATATCTCTGACATTATTATAGACCCTACTGATCCCAATATCATATTGGTGTCTGCTCAAGGTGCACAATACGGACCATCATCGCAACGCGGTATTTATAAATCTACCGATGGTGGCGAAACTTGGAAAAATGTTCTGTTTGTAGATACTATAACTGGAGCTTCTGCTTTATCGATGGATATGACCAACCCTACTATCTTATACGCAGCAATGTGGCAACACAGACGCTTTCCGTGGACGATGGAATCTGGAGGCAAAAATTCAGGAATTTACAAATCGACAGATAGTGGTGAAACTTGGGAACAATTAAAAGAAGGGCTACCTAAAGAAATGGGTAAAGCAGGTATTTCTGTTTCTCGGGCCAACCCAGAACGTGTATTTGCTGTTATCGAAGCAGAGGGAGAAAAAGGTGGTGTATACCGTTCTGACGATGCAGGTAAAAAATGGACGCTTATCAATAAAGACCGTATCAATATTACACGCTCTTGGTATTACATGGAGATTTTTGCAGATACCCAAAATGAAGATATTGTCTATGTATTAAATGCGCCTGTAACGAAATCAATAGATGGCGGTAAATCATTTTCACCGCTTTCTACTCCGCATGGTGATAATCACGATTTATGGATAGACCCATTGAACAATCAACGCATGATAAATTCAAACGATGGTGGTTCTAATGTTTCTAATAACGGAGGAAAAAGTTGGAGCACGCAAGAAAATCAAAATACAGCTCAATTTTATAGAGTAATTACCGATAATCTAGTGCCATATAATGTGTATGGTGGTCAGCAAGATAATTCTACTGTTGCGATTGCATCTAGAACAAATGATGGTGGCATAGACTGGAAAGATTGGTATGCTGTAGCTGGTGGCGAAAGTGCCTTTTTAGCATTCGACCCAGATAACCCAGAGTTGATTTATGGTGGAACATACCAAGGTAATATTGACAAATGGGATCCGAATACGAAAGAATCTAAATCTATAAAAGAATACCCAGAATTAGGTTTGAGCATCTCTCCAGAAAATGCAAAATACCGTTACAACTGGAATGCACCGATAATTACCTCTCCACACGACAGAAAAACCATTTACCATGGTGGCAACGTTGTTTTTAGATCAACAGATGAAGGTCAAAGTTGGACAGTTATAAGTCCCGATTTAACCAAAGACGAAAAAGACAAGCATGGTCTTGGTGGCGGTCCGTTTACCAATGAAGCTGCCGGTGGTGAGATATACAATACACTAACTTATTTAACTGAATCTCCGCATGAAGAAGGTGTTATTTGGTCTGGTAGCGACGATGGTTTGGTGCATGTAACCAAAGACGGCGGAGCGAATTGGGCAAATGTTACTCCCGCTGGTGCAAAAGAAGGTATTATAAATAGTATTGAGGTATCTCCACATGATCCAGCAACAGCTTACATTGTATTAATGCGCTATAAGTCGATGGATTTTGCCAACTACATCTACAAAACCACGGACTATGGAAATACTTGGACAAAAATTACTAATGGCATCACAGGCGACAATACATTTACACGAGTAGTTCGTGCAGACAAAAAAGTAAAAGGGCTTCTTTACGCAGGTACAGAAACCGGTTTATTTGTTTCGTTAGATGACGGTTTACATTGGCAGCCTTTACAATTAAACTTACCCCTAACCCCAATTAATGATTTGGTTATACAAGATAATGATTTGGTGGCTGCAACTGCGGGTCGTGCATTTTGGATTTTAGATGATTTGGCGGCGTTGCAAAATAGCAGCACTCCAAAACAAGCATTAAATATCTTTAAACCAAAAGACACCTATTTGTTTAGTGGCGGGTCTAGTGAAAAACCTTTACCAGGATTAGGAAGTAACCCGAAAAGCGGAGTTACTTTTGATTACTACTTGAGTCAAGAACAAGACAGTACCGAACTTAAATTAGAAGTGCTACAAGATGGTAAAGTAATACGTACAGTAACGAATCAAAAAGACAAGAAATTTAAAACGTGGCCAGGCGGACCATCAAAACCAGCTATTCTTGCCTCTAAAAAAGGATATAACCGTTTCACTTGGGATTTTAAAAGGGAAAGCTTACCTGCAGTTGAAAAGGTATTTGTTCTTGGCGGATTAAATGGTTCTACCGTTAGCCCTGGCGATTATCAGTTGAGATTGACATTAGGCGAGCAAACAGCAGAAACTACCGTAACTATTTTACCACACCCAAAGGTGAAAGCAAGCAAGGCAGATTATGCAGAGCAACAATCTATGATGATGACCATAGAAGCTACCGTACTTGAAATTCACAATTCGGTAAATAACATGCAATCGGCAAAATCGCAATTAAAACAGTATGGTAAATTACTTGCAGATAATGAGAAAGCAGAAGCACTATTAACACAGGGCGATTCACTGACCAAACGTATTACCACTTGGGAAGAAAACTTAATTCAGCCTAACCAAAAAACCTTTCAAGATGTCATCAATTTTGAAAATAAGCTGAATTCACAATTATTGAATCTAAGAGGCTATATCGATGCTGCAGAACCGAAAGTTACCGCTGGTGCGAAAGAGCGATTAAAAGACCTATTAGCAATGTGGAATACATTTAAAACTGCGCATGATGAAATTATAAATTCTGAAATGGAGGCATATAATACTATGTTTCAAAGTTTAGAAATTCCGGCAATCATCTTATCTGAAAAACAAAACTAA
- a CDS encoding pentapeptide repeat-containing protein, with translation MQKLILDKTFKGENYTATRLPRAEYENCIFEGCDFSKGYVDNQTFLECEFIDCNLSNANIVNTTFKEVKFSHSKLMGLAFNTCNAFLMDLSFFDCNLSFAIFTELKLAGQVFTSCKLEEADFGDCDLSKSKFDECNLERAVFGRTNLQKADFSSATNFSIDPDNNSMAGAIFSKDNLEGLLQKHKLKILK, from the coding sequence GTGCAAAAACTAATACTAGATAAAACCTTTAAAGGAGAAAATTACACCGCTACTAGATTACCTAGAGCGGAATACGAGAATTGCATTTTTGAAGGATGTGATTTCTCTAAGGGATATGTAGATAACCAAACCTTTTTAGAATGCGAGTTTATTGATTGTAATTTAAGCAATGCCAATATTGTAAATACCACTTTTAAAGAAGTGAAATTTTCGCACAGTAAACTAATGGGGCTAGCCTTTAATACCTGCAATGCCTTTTTGATGGATTTATCTTTTTTTGATTGTAATTTAAGTTTTGCAATCTTCACAGAATTAAAATTAGCAGGTCAAGTATTTACGTCTTGTAAACTTGAAGAAGCTGATTTTGGAGATTGCGATTTAAGCAAATCCAAATTTGATGAATGCAATCTAGAAAGAGCTGTTTTTGGGAGAACTAATCTGCAAAAAGCTGATTTTAGTAGCGCAACAAATTTTAGTATCGACCCTGATAATAATTCTATGGCAGGAGCCATATTTTCAAAAGATAATCTTGAAGGATTATTGCAGAAACACAAATTGAAGATTTTAAAATAA
- a CDS encoding DUF4177 domain-containing protein gives MYEYQYIKISIGGIFKVKPKSNYKEIIAAKAKEGWRFVQIFAPGTSTYGSASYFELIFEKKNRLKNEPRNKIKNH, from the coding sequence ATGTACGAATATCAATATATTAAAATATCCATAGGAGGAATATTTAAAGTCAAGCCAAAATCAAACTACAAAGAGATTATTGCCGCCAAAGCAAAAGAAGGCTGGCGGTTTGTTCAAATATTTGCACCTGGCACATCAACTTATGGCTCGGCTTCCTATTTTGAATTGATTTTTGAGAAAAAAAATAGATTAAAAAATGAACCAAGAAATAAAATCAAAAATCATTGA
- a CDS encoding DUF6500 family protein encodes MNQEIKSKIIEVCNAKIAAKGENVGLSFYAFFKNKNDNPELLMEVAQWWILEHKLDHFEKALKIKEMIKVIQ; translated from the coding sequence ATGAACCAAGAAATAAAATCAAAAATCATTGAAGTCTGTAATGCTAAAATTGCCGCGAAAGGAGAAAATGTAGGTCTTTCATTCTACGCTTTCTTCAAAAATAAAAATGACAATCCTGAACTTTTAATGGAAGTAGCCCAGTGGTGGATTTTAGAACATAAGCTAGATCATTTTGAAAAGGCATTGAAAATAAAAGAGATGATAAAAGTTATCCAATGA
- a CDS encoding outer membrane beta-barrel protein, whose protein sequence is MKKITLLLALFTIGFTYAQSPLEEGALQANAGFGFSGWGTPIYAGLEYGVAPNISVGGELSYQTYNYGSGFGGDYKSTIFGITGNGNYHFNEVFEIPSQWDLYAGANLTYYSWSTKINGSTVDGVDVDNFGIGLQVGGRYFFNDKFAINLQVGGGNVVSGGRIGVTYKL, encoded by the coding sequence ATGAAAAAAATCACTCTATTACTAGCCTTGTTTACTATTGGCTTTACGTACGCACAATCACCATTAGAAGAAGGAGCTTTACAAGCAAATGCAGGATTTGGCTTTTCAGGATGGGGAACTCCTATTTACGCAGGATTAGAATATGGGGTAGCACCGAATATCTCTGTTGGAGGCGAATTATCGTATCAAACCTACAACTACGGTAGCGGTTTTGGTGGTGACTACAAGAGTACTATTTTCGGTATTACAGGAAATGGTAATTATCACTTCAATGAAGTTTTCGAAATTCCAAGTCAGTGGGATTTATATGCAGGCGCTAATTTGACTTATTACAGCTGGTCTACCAAAATTAACGGTAGCACTGTAGATGGTGTTGACGTTGACAATTTCGGTATTGGTTTACAAGTAGGTGGACGTTATTTCTTCAATGATAAATTTGCCATCAACCTTCAAGTTGGTGGAGGAAACGTAGTAAGTGGAGGTAGAATCGGAGTCACTTATAAGTTATAA
- a CDS encoding VOC family protein: MNKVHHAAIICSNYEVSKKFYIEVLELEIIREVYREERKSYKLDLALKGEYIIELFSFPNPPKRPSRPESCGLRHLAFEVDDLEKIIAHCNKHDVIAEPIRIDEFTNKRFTFIADPDDLPIEFYEK, encoded by the coding sequence ATGAACAAAGTACACCACGCCGCCATCATCTGCTCTAATTACGAAGTTTCTAAAAAATTCTACATAGAAGTTTTAGAGTTAGAGATCATTCGAGAGGTATATCGAGAAGAGCGAAAATCTTACAAATTAGATTTGGCATTGAAAGGTGAATATATAATTGAATTATTTTCTTTTCCTAATCCGCCAAAACGACCGTCTAGACCAGAATCATGCGGATTAAGACATTTAGCATTTGAGGTTGATGATTTAGAAAAGATTATTGCACATTGTAATAAACACGATGTAATAGCAGAACCTATTCGTATCGATGAGTTTACCAACAAGCGATTCACTTTCATTGCCGATCCAGATGACTTGCCTATAGAGTTTTATGAAAAATAA
- a CDS encoding DUF6265 family protein, with translation MKFLLLFLLSSTCLLQSQNTVSFEEGMMSPAAKLNNIDWLAGHWKGEAFGGIAEEIWSPPADGSMMFSFRLLDKGEVSFYEFGHLIEIDGTLILQLKHFDANLSGWEERDENIEFRLVKIEENKYYFDDFTIERISDKEINMYVEVGEEDGTSNEVTFNYHRQ, from the coding sequence ATGAAATTTTTACTGCTTTTCTTACTTTCCTCGACGTGTTTACTACAGTCACAAAATACCGTTTCTTTTGAAGAAGGAATGATGAGTCCCGCTGCGAAATTAAACAATATAGATTGGCTTGCAGGACATTGGAAAGGAGAAGCCTTTGGCGGAATTGCGGAGGAAATATGGAGTCCGCCTGCAGATGGTTCCATGATGTTCTCTTTTCGATTACTTGATAAAGGTGAAGTAAGTTTTTATGAATTCGGACATCTTATAGAAATTGACGGCACGCTAATTCTACAACTCAAACATTTCGATGCTAATTTAAGTGGCTGGGAAGAACGAGATGAAAATATAGAATTTAGATTAGTTAAAATAGAAGAGAACAAATATTACTTTGATGACTTTACTATTGAGCGCATATCTGACAAAGAAATAAACATGTATGTTGAGGTTGGTGAAGAAGACGGAACATCGAACGAAGTCACCTTTAATTACCACAGGCAATAG
- a CDS encoding CBS domain-containing protein, which produces MGIKSFQGVRKVFKKEFEAPILVADYMTTKLITFSPDDSILAVMEKFAKHHISGGPVLDNNGFLVGIISEADCMKQISESRYFNQPILDKSVENFMTKSVETIPHDISIFDAAGIFAQHNRRRLPVMKNGILVGQISRKDIVVAALKLSGHNWK; this is translated from the coding sequence ATGGGAATCAAAAGCTTTCAAGGTGTTCGAAAAGTATTTAAAAAGGAATTTGAAGCCCCAATATTGGTCGCTGATTATATGACCACTAAGTTAATCACTTTTTCGCCAGATGATTCAATTTTAGCCGTAATGGAGAAATTTGCCAAACATCATATATCTGGTGGACCGGTTTTAGATAATAACGGATTTCTGGTCGGGATCATTTCTGAAGCAGATTGTATGAAGCAGATTTCTGAAAGTCGCTATTTTAATCAACCTATTTTAGATAAGAGTGTAGAGAATTTCATGACAAAGTCGGTAGAAACGATTCCTCATGATATTTCAATTTTTGATGCAGCAGGTATTTTTGCACAACATAATAGAAGAAGACTACCAGTAATGAAAAACGGAATATTGGTAGGGCAAATAAGTAGAAAAGATATCGTTGTGGCAGCACTTAAATTAAGTGGTCATAATTGGAAATAG
- a CDS encoding M28 family peptidase has protein sequence MRKTPTVLTLLLIILATYWSFRVLLPQYNEGETVVETEFSTDRALQHVKEISKEPHGVGFPAHTTVRNYITEELQKLGLETSLQEGYTAGDWGNLSKAENVLARIKGSESGKALLLLSHYDSNPHSSLGASDAGSGVATILEGIRAFLKTNVTPKNDIIILISDAEELGLNGADLFVDKHEWLKDVGLVLNFEARGSGGPSYMLMETNRGNSKLISEFIAANPEFPVANSLAYSIYKMLPNDTDLTVFREDGDVEGFNFAFIDDHFDYHTQIDNYERLDRNTLAHQGSYLMPLLSYFSNADITNLKSLDDNVYFNVPFFKMVSYPFTWIMPMLVIAILFFIILLISGFRKKVLNGKDIIKGFIPVLFTLVVNGVLGFFSWQFLKWVYPAYNDILHGFTYNGHAYIFAFTLFSLGTCFYAYYKFKVIKTANLLVAPFIIWIIICALVAVYLQGAAFFIIPVYSFLVAFYVHINQKNPNAFLLVFLGIPAIFIFAPFVKMFPVGLGLKMLVATTLLTTLIFFLLLPLITKYRKKGALAFLSFLLFAGFMASAHMHSGFTNDRPKPTSLLYVLDTDENKAKWATYEHRPSDWTSQYITKKVADTLLSKKTISSKYGSNFTFTNEAPLKNVPKPTIEVQLDTIANNIRTVRLCITPNRPINRLEVFTNAVDIQKADVNGIELSEHFLKNRNSGRLITHYISDKNYTDITLEVPQDQDLELTVYEASNDLLENGLFSIPKRKENQIPMPFVLNDAILTIQKVKFD, from the coding sequence ATGAGAAAAACACCAACCGTATTAACTTTACTTCTTATTATCCTTGCCACATATTGGAGTTTTAGAGTGTTACTACCACAATATAATGAGGGCGAAACGGTCGTAGAAACTGAGTTTTCTACAGATAGAGCCTTACAACATGTAAAAGAAATATCGAAAGAACCACATGGCGTTGGATTTCCTGCACACACTACCGTTCGCAATTATATTACCGAAGAACTTCAAAAATTAGGTTTAGAAACTTCTTTACAAGAAGGCTACACCGCTGGCGATTGGGGTAATTTGAGCAAAGCCGAAAATGTATTGGCACGCATTAAAGGTAGCGAATCGGGCAAAGCGTTATTATTATTAAGTCACTATGATAGTAATCCGCATTCTTCATTAGGTGCTAGTGATGCAGGTAGTGGTGTCGCTACAATTTTAGAGGGCATAAGAGCTTTCTTGAAAACCAATGTTACCCCTAAAAATGATATTATCATTCTCATATCTGATGCTGAAGAGTTAGGTCTCAACGGTGCCGATTTATTTGTTGATAAACACGAATGGTTGAAAGATGTTGGCTTAGTCTTGAACTTTGAAGCTCGTGGCAGTGGCGGACCAAGTTATATGTTGATGGAGACCAATAGAGGGAACAGCAAATTGATTTCTGAATTTATAGCTGCAAATCCTGAGTTCCCTGTAGCAAATTCACTTGCCTATAGCATTTATAAAATGTTACCCAATGATACCGATTTAACCGTATTTAGAGAAGATGGTGATGTAGAGGGTTTCAACTTTGCATTTATTGATGACCATTTCGATTACCATACGCAAATAGATAATTATGAAAGATTAGACAGAAATACATTGGCTCACCAAGGTAGCTACCTAATGCCATTATTAAGCTATTTCAGCAATGCTGATATCACCAACTTAAAAAGCCTTGATGATAATGTATATTTCAATGTGCCCTTCTTTAAAATGGTGTCATATCCGTTTACTTGGATCATGCCCATGCTTGTTATAGCCATTCTCTTTTTCATCATCCTATTAATCTCTGGTTTCAGAAAAAAAGTGCTGAATGGAAAAGATATTATAAAAGGATTTATCCCCGTACTCTTCACATTGGTGGTTAACGGAGTGTTAGGGTTCTTTAGTTGGCAATTTTTAAAATGGGTATACCCAGCATATAATGATATTCTACATGGTTTTACCTATAACGGTCACGCGTATATATTTGCCTTCACATTATTTTCTTTGGGCACTTGTTTCTACGCCTATTATAAATTTAAAGTGATTAAAACGGCAAATTTACTGGTTGCCCCATTTATTATATGGATTATCATTTGCGCACTAGTAGCGGTGTATTTACAAGGTGCCGCATTTTTTATTATACCAGTATACAGCTTTTTGGTTGCCTTTTACGTGCATATCAACCAAAAGAATCCGAATGCATTTTTACTTGTATTTCTTGGTATTCCAGCCATTTTCATATTCGCACCATTCGTAAAAATGTTTCCTGTTGGTTTAGGTTTAAAAATGTTGGTAGCCACTACCCTATTGACGACATTAATCTTCTTTTTATTACTACCATTGATTACCAAATACAGAAAAAAAGGCGCTTTGGCATTTCTAAGTTTCTTATTATTTGCCGGCTTTATGGCATCTGCACATATGCATTCTGGTTTTACAAATGATAGACCAAAACCTACTAGTTTATTATATGTTTTAGATACTGATGAGAATAAAGCAAAGTGGGCAACTTACGAACATCGCCCATCTGACTGGACTTCGCAATACATCACCAAAAAAGTAGCGGACACGCTACTTTCTAAAAAGACCATTAGCAGCAAATACGGTTCTAATTTTACGTTTACAAATGAAGCTCCGTTAAAGAATGTACCAAAACCAACAATTGAGGTGCAACTAGATACTATTGCAAATAACATTCGCACAGTTCGTTTATGCATTACTCCGAATCGACCTATAAATCGTTTAGAGGTTTTCACCAATGCTGTTGATATTCAAAAGGCAGATGTAAATGGCATTGAACTATCTGAGCATTTTCTTAAAAACAGAAATAGCGGTAGGCTGATTACCCATTACATAAGCGATAAAAATTATACGGATATTACCCTAGAAGTTCCGCAAGATCAAGATTTGGAACTTACGGTTTATGAAGCTTCTAATGATTTACTTGAAAATGGGTTATTCTCGATACCAAAGCGAAAAGAAAATCAAATACCAATGCCATTTGTGTTGAACGATGCTATATTAACTATACAAAAAGTAAAATTTGACTAA
- a CDS encoding SDR family oxidoreductase — protein sequence MTKKIGVIGCGWLGLPLAESLIASGYTVNGTSTSDEKISTLKEKGITPFKMALSENKINGDINAFLDSVSVLVINIPPKLRGKGPKESYIAKIKLLHDAIKKSAVKNIIFASSTAVYGDAEGIVTEKTAPQPTTESGIQLVQCEDLLKNDKKLNTTIIRFGGLIGPNRHPVTMLSGRENLSGGDAPVNLIHLDDCIGIIKRIIESDHYNDVLNAVYPEHPTKKEYYTLQAEKRGIPAPKYSATGKNQKLISFCSIFLINDYNFLTSIN from the coding sequence TTGACTAAGAAAATCGGCGTTATAGGTTGTGGATGGCTAGGCTTACCATTAGCTGAAAGTTTAATTGCTAGTGGTTATACTGTTAATGGAACTTCTACTTCTGATGAGAAAATATCGACCCTAAAAGAAAAAGGTATCACTCCGTTCAAAATGGCTTTATCTGAAAATAAAATTAATGGTGATATCAATGCATTTCTTGATTCGGTTTCGGTGCTTGTTATAAATATTCCTCCGAAATTAAGAGGAAAAGGTCCTAAAGAAAGTTACATCGCAAAGATTAAATTACTGCACGATGCTATTAAAAAGTCAGCAGTAAAAAACATCATTTTTGCAAGTAGCACTGCTGTTTATGGTGATGCAGAAGGTATCGTAACCGAGAAAACGGCACCTCAACCCACCACTGAATCTGGCATACAATTAGTACAATGCGAAGACCTTTTAAAAAACGATAAAAAATTAAATACAACGATTATTCGATTTGGCGGATTAATTGGACCAAACAGACACCCCGTGACTATGTTGTCGGGCAGAGAAAACCTTAGTGGTGGGGACGCACCCGTCAATCTGATTCATTTAGATGATTGCATTGGCATTATAAAAAGGATTATTGAAAGCGACCATTATAATGATGTGTTGAATGCAGTATACCCTGAGCATCCAACGAAAAAAGAATATTATACGTTACAAGCAGAAAAAAGAGGCATACCTGCGCCAAAATACTCCGCAACAGGTAAAAATCAAAAATTAATATCGTTTTGTAGTATTTTTCTTATTAATGACTATAACTTTCTTACATCTATAAATTAA
- a CDS encoding tetratricopeptide repeat protein, translated as MKKSVLIVVAAVLLSGSYGYSQTKSELLKHYEAFYDQMRLQGDVDGVINALTHLNILSPSQQCNDTLAYIYANDNQHLQALNILGIEKVDSDSNLAIQVKAVSLKAMNQPKRALEQFEALNAREPNAYLAYELADLKVQTGDNLGAMKHVEYGIKNATDDMKYAFYERQQPYEVPLKAAFIHVKALIQYGMDKNNIDQAIATLDEALAIDPNFNLASMSKQALTSRKEAPEEKK; from the coding sequence ATGAAAAAATCAGTTTTAATAGTTGTAGCTGCAGTATTATTATCAGGTAGTTATGGATATTCACAGACAAAATCAGAATTACTAAAGCATTACGAAGCATTTTATGATCAAATGCGTTTACAGGGCGATGTTGATGGTGTAATCAATGCATTAACACACTTAAATATCTTATCTCCATCTCAACAATGTAATGATACCCTTGCCTATATTTATGCAAATGACAATCAACATTTACAAGCTTTAAACATTCTCGGAATCGAAAAAGTAGATTCTGATTCTAATTTAGCCATTCAAGTAAAAGCGGTTTCATTAAAAGCCATGAATCAGCCAAAAAGAGCCTTAGAGCAATTTGAAGCATTAAATGCGAGAGAGCCAAATGCATACCTTGCCTATGAATTGGCAGATTTGAAAGTACAAACCGGTGACAACTTAGGTGCTATGAAACATGTTGAATATGGTATTAAAAATGCTACAGATGACATGAAATATGCATTCTATGAACGCCAACAACCTTACGAAGTTCCTTTAAAAGCTGCCTTTATTCATGTAAAAGCACTTATTCAATATGGTATGGATAAGAATAATATTGATCAAGCAATCGCTACTTTAGACGAGGCATTGGCAATTGACCCTAATTTCAACTTGGCTAGTATGAGCAAACAAGCTCTGACTTCAAGAAAAGAAGCTCCTGAAGAGAAAAAATAA